A genome region from Vicia villosa cultivar HV-30 ecotype Madison, WI unplaced genomic scaffold, Vvil1.0 ctg.000606F_1_1, whole genome shotgun sequence includes the following:
- the LOC131629816 gene encoding uncharacterized protein LOC131629816: MKKNMMIARSEKIVIWVSWKPSETGCVKLNTDGVRIRDKNVGCGRIIRGTDGDCKWGFSKFLGNCSVIRAELCVSLKGSSLPTSYALRKSNRMWIRLILGEAITCLVKDMRDIKLSHYYREENDCADALAKFGATCGEDLRFGDEHPVFISQLLYNDESGHSVPRLASL, from the exons ATGAAGAAGAATATGATGATTGCCCGAAGTGAGAAGATAGTGATTTGGGTGAGCTGGAAACCGTCGGAAACAGGGTGTGTGAAACTTAACACTGATGGTGTAAGAATTAGAGACAAAAATGTTGGTTGTGGAAGAATTATCAGAGGGACCGACGGAGACTGCAAATGGGGTTTCTCTAAGTTCTTAGGTAATTGCAGTGTTATTCGAGCAGAGCTTTGTGTGTCTTTGAAGGGCTCAAGCTTGCCAACAAGTTATGCTTTACGAAAGTCGAACCGAATGTGGATTCGA CTCATCCTTGGTGAAGCAATCACCTGTCTTGTTAAGGATATGAGAGACATTAAATTATCTCACTACTATAGAGAAGAAAATGACTGTGCAGACGCGTTAGCTAAATTTGGAGCCACTTGTGGAGAAGACCTTAGATTCGGCGATGAGCATCCGGTTTTCATATCGCAATTACTTTACAACGATGAATCAGGTCATTCGGTTCCGAGGTTAGCCTCGTTGTAG